Within Topomyia yanbarensis strain Yona2022 chromosome 2, ASM3024719v1, whole genome shotgun sequence, the genomic segment tatgcaatcactctgaaaaacgtcaacctaatcccggcccggagggccgagtgtcatatcccattcgactcagttcgtcgagatcggaaaaagtctgtatgtgtgtgtgtatgtatgtatgcgtgtgtatgtgtgtgtgtatgtgtgtgtgtatgtgtgtgtgtgtgtatgtgcgtatgtgtcaaataatgtcactcatttttctcagagatggttggaccgatttgcccaaacttagtctcaaatgaaaggtgcaaccttcccatcggctgctattgaattttggatcgatcggaattctggttccggaattacgggtttcagagtgcggccacacagaaatttctcatataaactgtaggaaaaattaaaaatagaatttttatttttgatgctaaatgtgttcaaggtgcatgaaacgtcgagatttgatgcaaactcgaaaaaaaaattgactacgattcacttttttggattttggcacatttttgcctttctcatatagaaaggttatgcaatcactctgaaaaacgtcaacctaatcccggcccggagggccgagtgtcatatcctaatcgactcagttcgtcgagatcggaaaaagtctgtatgtgtgtgtgtatgtatgtgtgtgtatgtgtgtgtgtatgtgtgtgtgtatgtatgtgcgtatgtgtcaaataatgtcactcatttttctcagagatggctggaccgatttgcccaaacttagtctcaaatgaaaggtgcaaccttcccatcggctgctattgaattttggatcgatcggaattctggttccggaattacgggtttcagagtgcggccacacagaaatttctcatataaactataggaaaaattaaaaatagaatttttatttttgatgctaaatgtgttcaaggtgcatgaaacgtcgagatttgatgcaaactcgaaaaaaaaatttgactacgattcacttttttggattttggcacatttttgcctttctcatatagaaaggttatgcaatcactctgaaaaacgtcaacctaatcccggcccggagggccgagtgtcatatcccattcgactcagttcgtcgagatcggaaaaagtctgtatgtgtgtgtgtatgtatgtatgcgtgtgtatgtgtgtgtgtatgtgtgtgtgtatgtgtgtgtgtatgtatgtgcgtatgtgtcaaataatgtcactcatttttctcagagatggttggaccgatttgcccaaacttagtctcaaatgaaaggtgcaaccttcccatcggctgctattgaattttggatcgatcggaattctggttccggaattacgggtttcagagtgcggccacacagaaatttctcatataaactgtaggaaaaattaaaaatagaatttttatttttgatgctaaatgtgttcaaggtgcatgaaacgtcgagatttgatgcaaactcgaaaaaaaaatttgactacgattcacttttttggattttggcacatttttgcctttctcatatagaaaggttatgcaatcactctgaaaaacgtcaacctaatcccggcccggagggccgagtgtcatatcccattcgactcagttcgtcgagatcggaaaaagtctgtatgtgtgtgtgtatgtatgtatgtgtgtgtgtatgtgtgtgtatgtgtgtgtgtgtatgtatgtgcgtatgtgtcaaataatgtcactcatttttctcagagatggctgtaccgatttgcccaaacttagtctcaaatgaaaggtgcaaccttcccatcggctgctattgaattttggatcgatcggaattctggttccggaattacgggtttcagagtgcggccacacagaaatttctcatataaactataggaaaaattaaaaatagaatttttatttttgatgctaaatgtgttcaaggtgcatgaaacgtcgagatttgatgcaaactcgaaaaaaaaatttgactacgattcacttttttggattttggcacatttttgcctttctcatatagaaaggttatgcaatcactctgaaaaacgccaacctaatcccggcccggagggccaagtgtcatatcccattcgactcagttcgtcgagatcggaaaaagtctgtatgtgtgtgtgtatgtatgtatgtgtgtgtatgtgtgtgtgtgtgtatgtatgtgcgtatgtgtcaaataatgtcactcatttttctcagagatggctggaccgatttgcccaaacttagtctcaaatgaaaggtgcaaccttcccatcggctgctattgaattttggatcgatcggaattctggttccgaaattacgggtttcagagtgcggccacacagaaatttctcatataaactataggaaaaattaaaaatagaatttttatttttgatgctaaatgtgttcaaggtgcatgaaacgtcgagatttgatgcaaactcgaaaaaaaaatttgactacgattcacttttttggattttggcacatttttgcctttctcatatagaaaggttatgcaatcactctgaaaaacgtcaacctaatcccggccaaatttttttttcgactcgtttagggtttctggattttaacaggggcgtagttgatggtttacggagaggggttacaccccccccccctctactgttcgcgcccctcctttaaaaatctccttaaatcacccctcagaccaccaccccatccagccctcatacccctccctttcaaccccatcatctttaaaccaccactgtatcacaaagcataccaatttaagctggggagtcgttcgttcatgggactttcgccctcttcacatacccagccccgcatgacaaaatgagttagcaagcagataacattgatctaatgatgattaggctaatggagtatgatatttttttgtttcaagtgtttcaccgtcgacacgtagctcatcaagttcgtggctggcatgccattgtgtataagtgcaaagtgtactaagaatgtaatggacattttcacaattatgttgaacataaaaagcctccgtgccatagtttagagaaatgagaaaggcacaattgcaccgctaggtggattaaaacaggttttttttcctgttttagtcatcacagatggtaaaagatTTTTTCGACTGAAACACAGATtttaatgtggcatccctgtcaACAAGTTGTGCATATATAGTCACTGTGTGTTGATTGAACACGGCGTCggcaaagataaactcaagatagagTGGTCCGATGTTTCCCATGTGCCATCCAAATGCGACCCCTCGATGCGCCCGGTTCACCGTCAGAGTGACAGTTCAATAATGAACTGAAGCGAAGCCTTGCGAAAAGGAAACAACGTCGATCTTTGCGTCGTATCTATGACAATGAATTATTACGAACATAAcaagaaaattttcggcagaaaaacaaacaaaccttgAGGTTTTCAAAGTTCGAAAATTAGGTGATATATGAAGtaatataactttttgctaTTGATAACTAAATTAGTGAATTAGTCTGCTGACTAACAATTGATATATTTTACGTCAGATTCAGCAACGAAAGTCGGTAGAGTCAAGTCGATGATAACCTGCAAATTTTCTTAGTTGGAATTGTTACGATAATCACCTGCTTAGGATACAAACTGTTAGAAACGGACGAGTTATCTTCAATAATTTCGTCCATATATGCTCTGCAAATAGGCCTTTAGTTGTAAACATAGCCTGTAATATATTTTACTGTCCGTATAGATTACATGTTTCTTGCACAACAAGATTGTCTGCAACTTTGATTTGATTCGTAACCATAGCATTTTGTCGACGCGTTCTAAAAATTATCGACGCCTATTAACGAGGGGACAGCAAAATCATACTATTATTGAGTTCACCGGTTCACGGTTGCTGAACCATCTTTTGTTAATGGTTTGTATGGGACCTAgtaatcttgagtttatctttggcGTCGGTagctttcacccaaagctgcTGGATGGATCACCATCGCggtactttttgcctttctcatataaagaaaggctatgcaatcactgtaaaaatcgacttcttaaccgaggcccggagggccgagtgtcatacaccattcgattcagttcgtcgagatcggcaaatgtctgtgtgtatgtatgtgtgtgtatcatttaaactcacacaattttctcagagatggctgaaccgattttcgcaaacttagtttcatctgaaaggtataacgctcccataagctgctattgaatttttagttcatctgacttccggttctggagttacgggttgaagagtgcggtcacacagcaaattcccatataaactggtaccaccgtgatgttaaaatgatgtaaaacatattaaaattgatgtaacattactctagtttacgggtctggatcactaatgatcaattaaagcagcttggaccacattggccacctatgacggttcatgacgcccccggggaacccgccaagttcctaagctaatatcacacccattccccaacgaattctctactgatttttacaaacttgatttcaaatgaaagatacagtaataccgttgactgctgctgaatttcatttggttctgactcgcttccggagttacaggggtgttagtaaggatacactggaatttcccatataaatcggtacaatcgtaatacctcagaggctaaaaactattgaaatggtcatcaaattacttgtaatcgcagatctagatcactgattgccaatcaaacattctttgaatatattgtccactatcgacgattccggaagtccgaaattccgggcatatttcacaattaaagtcacatcggttcttcggtgatgactgaaccgattttctcaaaccaagtctcaaatggaaggcaaaatatgcagttgagtattgcgtcgccgcccctcccccgccttgcccttacacctccctccttcatcactcccctccccttggaccaccctcacgcccgcatttccttcatccacccgaataccgaaataagatgaaggatttctgacgcattcttcactcccactctactaaccccccattccctccactttcaaacccattccaccaacatttcaaaatataatcacatgaagattacattgaactcatgctgattaagctaattaaatattattcttttgcctttatcatatagaaaggttatgaaaattatccaaaaaccgactttctaaccgagccccggagggccgagtctcatataacattcgactcagttcgccaagatcgcaaaatatctgtgtgtatgtatgttttttttacaatggagaagacctttacgtcctagcccagtacacgtgctattggtagggtccaatctaccacacggggtgcactgggggcgtgtcgggctcggatggtgacgctgccattaataccgactaaactccattgggctccgccatcattcctcccaggaactacctctcggtattacttctggggggatggctgtactaaatgtactcattcactctcactcacgcgttcatacgtcctgtatgaggcttacttgggtgctctctcaatcgcactttgattcactctcaaacactcccacatgaggctgacttttgtgctcgcctttttcgttccttgcgaggctgacttgtgtgctcaccttactcattccttgctaggcttacttttgtgctcgccccacccacaccatgtgaggctgacttgggtgctcaccctatcacctgatttaCTCTCGATcttgccactctattgtacctctgtcactccccctggcatcccatgtgggacatttttcttaggccccacttctgacataccatgcgaggctgacttgtgtgctcacctttttcattccttgctaggctgacttttgtgctagcctctaccataccatgtgaggctgacttttgtgctcacccttaacatgccgtgtgagactgacttggatgctcaccctttcactcctctgccacgccatgaggtgtcgatagctaagtcccaacatactacgctacgacccttccgtcttggcatgaggcagtccacttatacgcctatacactcactcttctgtcttgcttcggggtggctgggtttaccccttacgcggttgccagtcgctgcgccaaacctgcctcggcatgaacagaccattcactcccttttttgcgcttggcctttttcgctccagctaaccaatcactagttagccgtgcccgtcgtctgttgctcgattcgccagattacctgtagcctactggcaatctggatggtagcagccgagactgcgttccacttctccaccgattgacacatctgctgaataagggtatcaggggttgtgtcccagccacagacgtcaagcattgctcttctttcgatgtcgaaccgatgacatacgaacagtatgtgttcggcagtttcgtctacacctgggcagtccgggcagactgggacctccgcgtgcccgaacctgtggaggtactgtcggaaacagccatggaattgtgtcaggtggaagtgaacttccccatggggtcttcccacccagctcgatatgctaggtatcagccggtgggtccacctacctttcgaggagttgtcccactcacgctgccatctggcggccgaggtcaccctggtgcgctcgcgggctcccctatttccacgtagctcgaagcactcctcatcttcccgaatgaccagcccgactggcatcatgctcgctatcacgcaggatgcatcgtgtgataccgtgcggtaggcagatatcactctgaggcacatcacgcggtaggtgctctccagtttctgtaggtaactggttaccctcagtgctcttgaccatgacgggccgccgtacctgaggatagatacagcAACgtctgccagtaacctacgtctactggcgcacacctttgagctgttggacatcattctcgatagagccgcaacagcagtcgacgctctcttgcatgtatagtcgacatggctgccgaaggtcagcttgtcgtctataatgactccgagagacttcagacttcgctgtgaagtgatcgcgacttctcccacatggataactgcatgttgtgccgacttgcggttgttgacgataacttcctccgtcttatgatgagcgagctccaggcctctcgcgctcatccattcatccaccgtgctgatcgcttGTTCTggggttagttctacctcaggaattgactccccgtaaacctccaaggttacgtcgtcggcaaagccgacgatcttgaccccaggagggaacttcagtctcagaaccccgtcatacatgaggttccatagcaccgggcctaggatcgagccctgcgggactccggctgttatcggaacccttttctgaccggcatcggtctcgtatagcagtacgcggttctggaagtaactttccaggatccggtacaaacacaccggtaggctaagccagtGTAACGAGAGCTCGACGGcgtcccagcttgcgctgttgaatgcgttcttcacttcaagtgtcactaacgcgcagtatcgaatacctcgccttttctgttggatcgctatctcggcagtatttatcactgagttgagagcgtccactgtggacttacccttccgaaagccaaactggttgcttgacagaccgtccgtaccttccgcgtacggggttagcctgttgaggatgatcctctcaagcagtttgccagtcgtgtcgatcagacagattggtctgtacgccgatgggtcgcctggcggcttcccggacttcggcaacagcaccaatttctgccttttccatctatcggggaaacggcactcgtcaaggcatctctgcatagctagcctgaacatgttcgggttcgctatgatcgctgccttgagagcgttgtttggaactccatccggccctggagctttgttcattgctagggatttagccactgcgagtagttctttattcgtcactggagccaccatttcggccgtgcccgcactgtctcgtagtgcaggtggccaggggcttgtggctcgagacgggaagagtacttcgataatcgttgccaaccggtccggagaccgttctgggggtgaggagccccctttggtcttggccatcacaatcctgtaggcgtcaccccacggattcgcgttggcactctcacacaggttgtcgaaacacgctctcttgctgcttttaatggccttgttaagggccaatttcgcagctcgaaacacttcacggcggttctctctttgcatcctacgtctagctctgagacaggctgaccgtagagctgcaatctcggcactcaaccagtataccgggcatctgccgtttcttggcagtgtttttctcggcatagtgggctgctgcacaatggttaagatttagctgtgtgacgttcacggcttcttcttatttgcctcaccgaagggacacgaaggtccgcccatagcatgtttatgggcttgcttcttagcggtgcagataaggcacttgtgcgccttagtgcaaccccgctccttatgcccctcctcgccgcagcgacgacatagtttgctcctgtctatgttcttgcactcgtaggctttgtggccggactcaaggcaccgatagcacctatccactgagggcggctggggtatgctaattgggcataccgaccagccgatcttcagcttacctttctcggttacctttttggcatccaccttcagtagcctgaggtaggctacttgggtgccagagggtccatctctaaatcgcacagaggcccgctcgattgtgacgtcgcattgctccttaacggctgcgacgacatcttctgcggtcgtgaactcgtccagatgcttgcattGGAGAGTCAtatccgcccctagcgacctgacctgggcgccttcaccaaggacgcTTCAGcgccagaagcatttctcccgtgttggtgcgtctcacgctacgcacatcttgcccaagggccgaaaggctttcggccgctttcatcgactttaggacgtcggcgtatttgtccttgttggtttttaaccacaaggcctcgcctctgtccttggccttcttcgcgggccgcggtacctccggtgtcggtgccagcttcttcctggtgaccagcgtccaggggttaacgcccccctgccccggtcgcgccgggttgctggtaccaacgctctgctcagcgaggtcactctcgccctcgcttacctcggccagacggcgtttggccttaacggttgcacgccgtgtggtgtcatTTTTTGCACCCTcacctggcgacttcctagggcgcttcgcgttcgacgccgtcttacgattgcccttgcccctTAGGCTATTCGCATCGTCACTCACTTCACAAACACCGAGTCACAATCCGTATTCCCTTATTCGTCTAAAGTGAAAAAATTGTCACCTCGGTGACATCTCCCATTTCAATTAAGGTGGCTCGAAAATTCCCGATCACTTTAGTCACAGTGAAATTTTTGTCACCTCACCGAAAGTGACCGTCAGAATAATCCCCGGATTTCGTAATTGAATTTGAACGCAAAACAATAGTACGTCGATTATTTGGAGGACCATGTCATATTTATACAGTGCTTAAAATAATGTAAGTCACCAACGGTAAGACTAGATTGTCTACTTGAGTTGTTTTTGCCTCGACCAGGGCATTGATGATAATCGCAGAACCTGCTGTGGCGGCTTTCAGTGTACTAAAATATACGGAACCTAGTTTAAAAATCACAAAAAGTAGGCCAAATTGAGAAACTGCACTCGCTACAGTTCCTTCTACTGATTTTCTGGATCCTTGCCACTTGTGTTTCCCGAAATAATAACCACACACACTAGCCATTGTATCGCCGATTCCAACGGATAGAATGCCAGCTAGCAGCTTAATTAAGTTGCGCCCAGCTGAGTCTGTTAGGTCGCATGGAACAGGATGTAACCATATCGGCAGAGAGCAACCAACCAATAGATAAATCGGTGTAAGTGCTATACAACCTGCATCTTTCTCATCGACGAAGCATCGTACTGCACTCTCCAGTGCTTCGTGAATTGGTCTAAGTCTGATGATTCTTGCTGTCTGGAATGTTATTGGTTATGAATTCTGTAAATCAACTTTGAAGCATCTAGCTTACTTCAAGCAGAATCAGTAATGCTAGCATCAGTCCAGTTGCTAAGTACAGCAGGTTGCACTGAAACCAGAGTCCGGGTATATATACAAAAAGCACAAGAACGTGGAATACTTTTCGACTCGCCGTATTAACGCTGCTGCGACGATCCATTTGCCATACCACAAAGAAACTTGAAACAACCAGTAGTGCTACATACAGAGCCACCAGCGTGATACGTTGAGCATCACTGAAGACAAACTTGAACAAAATCAACGCGGTTGGTTCTCCAAAAATCGGAAACAGCGCTGTTCCTATAATAACTATCAGAGATAGTAACCAAAAACAGAAACTGATGCGAAACAATGggataagatagcacaacatgATAATGATACCGATTCCCATTAAAATGatctgaaaaaaaatactttgttAAAATGCATATAATTAAAGTATTCATCATTTAAATGTATACTTGTAGAACTGGATG encodes:
- the LOC131683376 gene encoding dolichol kinase, whose product is MKKTRKECIALNCRTSGIVTRPYADDGLWLSVLLTLSLTVNVWNRDPQQVELAYKQTAILSFGLFIHSFCIFLSLCRQIPTCVIGKCVYTTFTIVVTCTIFRVCLKDNAIISIISSFGIVLYDRIYHKVLKEMPKSFTLGEATIVCQGIVLFLYNTFLNVPRIFIDIEISNDTTYIPHPVLQIILMGIGIIIMLCYLIPLFRISFCFWLLSLIVIIGTALFPIFGEPTALILFKFVFSDAQRITLVALYVALLVVSSFFVVWQMDRRSSVNTASRKVFHVLVLFVYIPGLWFQCNLLYLATGLMLALLILLETARIIRLRPIHEALESAVRCFVDEKDAGCIALTPIYLLVGCSLPIWLHPVPCDLTDSAGRNLIKLLAGILSVGIGDTMASVCGYYFGKHKWQGSRKSVEGTVASAVSQFGLLFVIFKLGSVYFSTLKAATAGSAIIINALVEAKTTQVDNLVLPLVTYIILSTV